The Quercus robur chromosome 3, dhQueRobu3.1, whole genome shotgun sequence DNA segment CACATTCTgatttggttgtaccctgagaaagcgtccatgaagctcaacaACTGATGTCGGGCCGTTGAGTCTACAAGTACATCGACTCTGGGGAGGgggtagctatctttggggcaggccttgttaaggtcggtgaagtccacacacatccgccatttcccgctcacttttttgaccattaccacatttgctaaccagtcgggatagtacacttccctgatgaagttTGCTTCCTGTAACTTTCGGACTTCTTTTGCTATGGCTCGATCTTGCTCGGGGGcgaacaccctcttcttttgtcggataGGTGGAAAGGCGGGCGATACGTTCAATCGGTGCACCATAACTGAAGGATCTATCCtcggcatatcttcatgaccccagGCGAATACATCTCGATTGCCTCTGAGGAAGGTAATGAGTTCCTGACGGATAGCGGGGTGAGCgagtgttccaattttggtcgttcggccagtatcggaactgtcaaggggtatctCTTCTAACTTTTCTACTGGCTCCGTTGCTGTCCGGTACTCTTCTATGCTTAAAGCCTGAACCTGATCttccatttccatcatggcgACGTAGcattcgcgcgcggccatctgacttccgcgtagctcccctactccgtagtcgGTTGGAaacttaatcatcaggtggtaggtggaagTTACCGCCTTCCACGAATTAAGTGTGGGTCGTCCGATAATAGCGTTGTAGGcagacgagcaatcgaccaccaagaatgtcacgtccctgaTTATCTGCTGAGGGTAATCACCTACTATTACGGACAATGTGACCGCACCCAGGGGGAATACCTGGCTCCCTCTGAAGCCAACGAGCAGGGCATTTGTCGGAACCAACCGCtccctgtcgatcctcatctaCTGGAATGCTGGGTAGTATAAAATATCTGCTAAACTGCCGTTGTCAACCAGCACTCGGTGCATGTTGTATTCTTCCACCCGCAAGCTGACGACTATCgcatcgtcatgtggatggtgaaggcgtcgtgcgtcttcttctgagaacCCGATTATGGGGCCTTCTCTTCGTGCTATCTTCGGCATGACTCCCGTCAActgaacattttgtaccatccgaaggtaggtcttgcgggccttcttggatgacccggcgACAGTCATTCCttctacgatcatccttatgtcccctatcgGGGGCCTCGGTCGCTCGTTATCTCGTCGAGGGTGTTGGTCTTGTGCGGGAGGATCCACCttctccttgctaacgaatctctgcagttttccttgtctgataagggcctCAATCTGTTGCTTGAGGTCATAACAATTAGCCATATCGTGACCATGGTCGCGGTGGAAACGGCAATATTTATCCCTGGAacgtttgttgggatcactctttaGCTTTCCCGGGAATGTTAGAGcctcctcgtccttgatctacataaggacttgatctatcggggctgtcAGCGGAGTGAAGTTCGTGAATCTTCCTCCCAGGGGCTTGGGGCGCCTCTTTTCCCTTCGGTCTCCTGTTCTTGTCTTCTTTCGGCCTTGATCCTGCCGAGTTTCTTCttgcctttctcttttcctgggcctctcttctctcttctcggGCTAAGagcgcgtcttcagcgttcatatactttgtggcacgataaagtacttctgacatggtttttgggtcgtttttgtatagggagaacaaaaacttgcccttcttcaagcCATTTGTGAATGCCGCAACAAGTATCttatcgtcggcttcgtcgatcgagagcgcctcCTTGTTGAATCGGGATatgtaggctcttagagtttcATCCTCTCGCTGTTTCAtgctcatcaagcaagccgtagacttcttgtaccgatggcctCCAATGAAGTGTGCGGTAAATTGAGCGCTGAgctctttgaaggtgctgatggagttcaGTGTCAgtcggctgaaccaaattctcgctGCGCCCTTCAGCATTGtggggaaggccctacacatgatggcgtTCGCTACTCCTTGACggtgcattagggttttgaaggtctccaggtggtctAGTGGGTCCTTGactccgtcataactgtctatctgcggcatgcggaacttactcgataaagggtaggagttgacggtgGCAGTGAACGGCGAGTCAGTTCGGTTGACAAGTTCGTCAAGATCGCTTGatactcgccccttgagagcgttcatcataacctccatttgttccttcatggcctgcatctccgcgataaTAAGTGGTGGCGTGGTTTCTGCGAGGGAAGGGATGCTTATGTTCTGTCGTTCTGGTTTGCTCGGGGCtttgctggcctggggtccctCCTGGTTTCTTCTGtcggcgctggttccttcttgatctgctccttggttgttTGGCGCAGCGTTCTTTTGGCGCAATTACTCTTCTAGGTCGCGGTTTTGTTGGGTGAGGCGTTCCACGGCCGCGGCGAGAGTCTTGACTTGCTTCTCGAGGGCGGTCGTGGgtggttcttcttcttgaatgtcATTAGTGGTTGCCATTGAGCGGGTGAGCACCATGCGACTTTTGTGCGGGAAGCGGTAATATGACTTTACACTAcgcgtttcccacagacggcgccaactgatgatgtcgAAAATACCACCAGTAAGCCGCACAGTCCTCGCGCACTACAAACGGCACTTGcacaatgaaaagaaaggacCTAGTAGAGAAtaccggtgtggtaccagccaaacaccctccgaaggtcaagtcagAATTATTCTCattgctctagagtgctagagagggtcaattatgcgtaccttggtttgtgagggagcatggtttttatagtagtagggctTGCccccttttccttggagtagaagtcttttccttataggagtctcctTGGACGTATTTtgcgggattctttccatataggagtccttaggttTCATGTAGCatggggagcaagttatttacttatacACGCAAATGTGGTGATCAAGCATTCAATGACTGACGCCGTCAGTCTATGTTGTTCCATCAGATTAAGAACCGTCAGCTTCAGGATGTCGAGCAGCTTTATGGTACTATATGTGGAGTTCCTTCACTCTATAACGTCGTCAGCTCTTTAGAAATGCTGACGGCAAAACATGTCCCGTCACCCTAGTCCACttattttatcctcatcactatatatatcttaaagaaagagagagacctgaCTTAATAGCCCGCTTGGAGATTGGGTATCCAACAACATGCAATTCTCTGCATCAACCTGCGTTATCGATTGTGGAATTCCTTGAAATACACGAAGAAGATTGCAATCCAAAATAGCAAGTGATTCTAATCTGCCAAATCAGCTAATGCTTCCAGGGGTTGTAACAATATTGTTTCCACATAGATTTATACTTCCCAATGCGGGGAAGTAACCAGGCTTCATCAAGAGATCTAATTCAACTATGCTTTCATAGCTCACGATACTCAGGTGTGCCATCTTCTCAAACCCATATCTAGAAGAGCTATCAAATGAATCCCACGTCGGTCTCAATTTGAAAGTACCAGTCCACAATTTCTGAAGctgttataatttataaatgccATCTGGAACATCCCGAAGGTTTTTGCACTTAAAAAGGCTTAATTTGTCAGGCTTAGTGAGATGCTCGATTGATGAAGGCACCTCTCTAATACCACTCCCATCTAAATATAAAGTCTTTAAACATTCCATTTCTGGATGAAAATTAGGGAGCTTCTCAAGCCTTGAGCAATCGGAAAGATCAAAAACATCAAGAGATTTCTACCTAAGCTGGCTTGGAAGAATTTGAAGATTTTCGCAATGATCGAGATACCGTGCTTCAAGCTTTTCAAGAGATCCAAAGCACTCATCAATCTCAACTAAATTTCGACAAAGAGAGAGGTCcaaattctttaaatttgggGCCCATAATTTAGGTAATTTAACTAAATTTTCACAATGAGAGAGGTTCAAATTCTCTAAATTTGGGGCCTGTAATTTAGGTAATTCCGTAATAAATTTACAACCACTGAGATTGACAtctatcgaattttctaactgacCCTCCTATAGGgaaaaaaacaatatcaaaaGTTAACtacaacaaaatttgaaataaaaaattcaacaaaaatcccaatttaaaaatatccaTAATCATACCTACATGATTAGCTTTGGCAATCTAATGTGACTATGTGGCATCTCAATAGCAACAAGTTGTTGAGAAAAATATTCGAATGGCTAATGAAAAGGATAATTGGGCCACTTAAGAAACATTAGACTATGGGGAAGAAATTCAAGTGGTTCACAAATATGTACATTCTCAACTAttagaaatttgagattttccATCTTTTTGAAAGCTTCCGTGTGTAGTTGCACGTTTACCGGTTGGGGCGAATGCAACATTAtgccttgaattttttttgatccCTAATTGGAGAAGCATCAAGTCAACTCATAATAGAATTTTCCAAATGtataatgattttaaaattttaagcgAAAATAATACTGATgaactaatattttataaaatgacaggaaaaaaaatgaaagaaaaaatacattACATCTACCtagtgaaaaaggaaaaaaaaaaaaataaagagaaaaattctACACAATCAACTTACTGTGTTATCTTCCAGTACATGAAGGACATCAACCTTGAGCCATAACCTACTACGACTACCAGGGTGTCCAGGGGACTCGCTATGAACAATTTGCCGACCTAAATCTTGCAGtaaatcatgcatccacaaATATCCCCCGAAGATGGTTATGAGAGATTTTTCCACTAGAACATCTATATCAATGCTTGGCCTGTAACGGGGAGTTTGTAGCATATTTGTTACATGATCTTTATCTTCTCCTTTGAAGAAACAAGcaatatctaaaaatatttttttctctgtttcttcCAAGCCATCAAAACTTATCCGGAGTGTATACAGAACTTTTTTTGGAGGAGTTTCTTCTAGTCTATCTAGGGCACTTTCCCATGCTCAGGGCTTCTATGTTTCAAGAAGGGACCCAAAACATTAAGAGCCAAAGGAAGGCCTTGAGCATAACATATCGCTTTCTTGGACAACTCCACATAACCTTCTAAAGGATGGTCTTTCTTGAAGGCTTTTCGACTAAAGAGCTGAAGAGCTTCATCACTATTCAATTCCTTAGCCTTGTATATTTCAGCTCTAGCCACATCATGTTTGATCAATAGATGTTGATCTCTTGTTGTTATAATGACTCTACTCCCTTGACCAAACCAAACTCGCTCGCTTGCTAACGCTTCTAATTGATCAAGTTgatccacatcatcaagaacgATAAGAACACTTTTATTACATAATCTTTTCTCTATCACATTACTTCCCCATTGAACATctgaaaaattaatatttctttcAATCAAGATATCAAAGAGAAGCTGTTTCTGTAAATGAACTAAACCATGTTTTCCACATTCTTCTCTAACATTGACAAGAAAGCTGCTGCCATCAAAATAATAACGAAATCTATCATAAACAACTTGTGCTAGAGTTGTTTTGCCCAATCCCTGTATTCCCCAAATCCCTATAAAGCGAATATCATTCAACCCCATGCCTAATAAATTCACCAGTTCCTCCATACGAGAGTTTGTTCCAACAAAATCCTTGTGGACAATTAAGTATGTAGAAATCAGTTTATTAGATATCTTTCTAACAATTTCTTCAACAACGTTTGCCTCATGTCTACAACGAACATAGGACAACAATTTGTTGAGTTAGCAAAGGCCATATGGAGAAAAGATTCAGCAAATCAGTTGTCCTTGCTTATCAAAGCATTTctacacacacacgcacacatatATGTGATCTAAGTAGTggtctcataaaaaaaaaatctacatggtGGTATCGAGTGAGAATGGTTAAAATATGCCAACAtctttaaatatgaaattaataacCTTCAATTAAgcttttgaaattgaaaatataattgaaattattcctAGATTTTTTCATCACAACATGTCAAAATTAGACCAGGCAAAATGGGACTTGAGCACCTGATtaaacttgaaggaaaaaaaaaaaaaaattgaatatggGTCGGGTTTTTTTGGACACATAAAAAGACAAGTCAATTCAATCTTGTGAAAGTCTGGGTCAGGTTGACTTGCAGGTTGACCATTTTTTAACAACATATGAACTTTTCATTTTGAGtccttttttgttcttttcttccatttttttttttttggtcacttctacttatttaatttcttttatagaATAgtcatagttaaataaaatatagttcTTTATTGACATGTGTTTATTGAATactaatttatattaaaattttatattggaGTTGAAAATATATGACAATATTACTCACCAACTTGGTGTACAATTCTCAAATAAATTGAGATGTAattcatattaattatttacttatttttcttttccccaatatgttatattttatacgtaacattttatatatttagttatCTTTGAAGATAATCtaagtttatttatattttggatGCAATAGGTGCACCTAATGAGGTTGTTAATGTGATATGGTCCAAATCTAGTGTTTGTTTTTTCTGTTCTTGTGTAATGATGATAAGATTAGTAAACAACTTTGGACCATAtaactttaaatatttatgtattatttaatttgGACTATGTTCattcatgattttatgtattattcaactttgtcaaaaaaaaaagaagaagaagattttatttgttattcaacatttatttttaagtgatcttatttgttataaaaggaagagaagataGAATgactgattttttttcattttatatatattttttaatgtgaaaagaTATGGGTGATATTAGGTCGACCTAGCCCTCAAAAGACTGGGTTAGAGTCGTAGGTTTTGTGACCCATTTAGGACAACTATTTCTAACTTGAAACCAATTTGATCCAAACTCAACTAGGTTGAACCCAAACTTGATCAACCCACCTCGTTTGCCAGGTctagtaaaataatatataaaaaggatGGGTTCAAATTACATGTTATATGGTTTTATAAGAGTTAAACATTTTCTAAACCCTACAATCCTATTATAGATTTATCAATGAAAATTCAATAGATGAAAATTCATTATTTGTCATATTATAAAAGAAGACTAAATTACAATTTGCATCATCTAACTTTGACCAAAATTCAATTCATTTCTCTAACTTCACTTCCATTCAATTGagtcttctaaattttaaattttcaaatttattcaattaaggtctTCAGTTAGgcttcgtttgggagttcataagagaatggaatggaatggaatgaaaatgaataatcataaagaaatggaaatgaatggaatgtatttaagtaagggaaaggaaatgaatgaaattgaattaagtaaccttgttcggatattttaaaataaaggaatggaaatgaatagaATGTAAGTAACCTTGTTTGAGAGTaatatagaaggaaaaaaacagaatcattttatgaaaatattacgattagacccctatttcaaaataaatggctaaatatataggagtattttgagagttttagtaaaaaattagaataattacattccctccattaaaactctctcaaataaaggaaaggaagaatattctaaaattatttttttcattcatttccatttaatttcatttcatccTTCTAAACAAGTGCTTAAGATCATATTGTTATTATCcccaaaaacatttttaaaatttaaaattaaaaaatctaaaaaactaatacaaactttttaaaatgcAGGTGGCATCTACGCGATGAAGGTGGTGGACAAAGAGGCcttggtgaagaagaagaaggtgtaGAGAGTGGAGATGGAAAGGAAGATGCTGGACCATCCATCCTTTTTTGCCTAAGCTCCACACCGAGTTTGAAGCCTTGCATCTCTGTTGCATTGTCATGGAGTTTTGCTCCGGCGGTGATTTGCATCCCTTGTGCCACAAACAAATTGTCAGTGACGAAGAAGGGTGTAATGTGTGgaagttgtttgtttgttgggaAAATTATGGAAAGGTAAAGAGAAGTCGTTTCAGAAAAAATATTGTATagaaaatttgttatattttttttttttttttttttttgggcgggttaaaaatgtataaatttttgttgtatttatgTATTCTAgaggagattttttttaaaattcctttcccttttttcctctaatttggaaaagaaaagataaatattttttccctgatttataatttttttaattaaaaattttcaaaataacaaaaccacATATTACTGAGCATGAATTGTAATTTAACCTATAAAAATGAGTTactattttgtgtaattttgtCTGTATATTAATTTGGggcaaaaattgtaaaagtGAGTCTTTATATAGACATCTTTTTTTTAGCATAAGCAATAAGAATGTAGGGCAAGTTTAATACTATAATGGGCCCAAGCCCAGTAAGCTAACATGTATACACTAGCAAATGACATGGATCATCAATCCTCACAAATCTAATGTAATTGTTTAGGTAatttattaaacaattttttttttttgattgataaaGAAAATATAGTGTAGATGTAAGttatagcttttatttttttttgggacagcACCTAGTAGTATTGGAATTAGTATGACGACATTGTTATGTTTAAACTACATCATAATTTAAAGCtgactataatatatatatttcaaagaagtaaacatgtaattttttttgagaagatgtaaAACATATAATTTGAATGCTTAAAagtgagatgaaaaaaaaattaacttggaAGTATTAATAGTATGGtcatatattcaaaaaattttaaatgttctATGTAtgtctttgattttttaaagtCCTTTAAAAACTATATCGCAATgtacaaaaaagttttaaaacaacaaataaaattccaaaaattggttagaaaaaattgtgaaaccATACCATGTCATAATTTTTATGCTACaaataaggattttttttccttgattatATTGGAAGAGTTAAAAGACTAAAGTATATAGCAGTTTCAAAGAATTCTGAAAACAACAACATATAAAAATTGGCAAATTGATTAGGGGATATTGCGataatatatcatattataattttttttttagataatgacagaaatttaattcaatgtgaatgtATATCATGTTATTATTTTAAGGTTACAGATaagatttttttgtgcttttggaaagtgttatattttcaaataaaaatattaaattaagaatattttatACACACAAAATTGAAATCTCAATTTTTAGGAGAACCTGAGGGAATTTAGGGGTGGGGTTGGGGGCAATTGTGCCCACCCTACTGGTCTGGCTCCACCCCAGATGCAACAGATAAGTTCATCACCTCTTATAACAACACTCTTATAGAATGGAatatttaattagaaaagtAATGATTTGAGGGGAGATGAACTTATCTGTATTTAATAGAATTTCAAGAATGAGAGCGTCATATCTTGAAATGTCTCTCATTCTTGAAATGTTTGGGAATGAGTGTCATCTTGTGAAACCTCAAAGAATATTGGTGCAttactttttaaataattaaaatactaaGAATAGGCAAGTTTAGAGGGCATGAATGGAATACTAATATTTTCTACAATGGAATTAGACAAGAATGATGGACTTGTGACCTGCTATCTCTAACAAATATACATAAAGTAACTTATGTGTGAtccatataatatttttgacTTGAAAATTTATACGAGAAAACTCATCAAATTCCCTTTGAAGTGTAATTGATTATATACAAACTTTGCAAAAGTTACTCAATTATCACAGTTGAAATTTGATTGACTTAAATATCATTAGccagtagaaaatcaaaaggcaaaaagacaagaaaagaaagtgaTCGTATGGTCAAGTGAATAAATTCTTACTTGTCTCGTAAATCCCATCCAGCAATTTTAGCAACTTGTGTCAAAGCAGCTTTCCATCTATATACTTCCTCTATGTTATCTTTGAAAAACTCTTCATGTTTAGCAAAGGCTTCTCCAAAAGTATTCTTCAGATTCCTCACATCACTAGGATCTATGGAgtgaaaaaaggaaaagctataagcctttccttttccatgcACTCAACAATCTTTACTAGTTCAATCAAACACCAACTCGATGAAGTGTAGTTTTCTGAGATAACGACAACAACAAATCTTGATTCTTCAATTACTCTCAAGAGCTCTAGATCAATGAATGTTCCTCGCTCAAGTTTTTCATCATCCCTGAATGTGAATATACCCTTCTGCTTCAAAGCAGCATATAGATGGTCTGTGAAATTTTTACAGGTGTCACTACCCCTGTAGCTAAGAAAGACATCGTATTTAAATCCAGATGtggtagaagaagaagagcaggATACGCTTTGTGTGCCCACAAAAGCCATTGGATATTAAATTGGCAATTCTTGATCTACAAAATAGATATGCATAAGTATAATGAAgccaaaaatagagagagagagagagagataaaccGGTCACTAGTCTGGTTTTTTAAACCCACAAAtccgaaaatt contains these protein-coding regions:
- the LOC126719919 gene encoding TMV resistance protein N-like, giving the protein MAFVGTQSVSCSSSSTTSGFKYDVFLSYRGSDTCKNFTDHLYAALKQKGIFTFRDDEKLERGTFIDLELLRVIEESRFVVVVISENYTSSNPSDVRNLKNTFGEAFAKHEEFFKDNIEEVYRWKAALTQVAKIAGWDLRDKHEANVVEEIVRKISNKLISTYLIVHKDFVGTNSRMEELVNLLGMGLNDIRFIGIWGIQGLGKTTLAQVVYDRFRYYFDGSSFLVNVREECGKHGLVHLQKQLLFDILIERNINFSDVQWGSNVIEKRLCNKSVLIVLDDVDQLDQLEALASERVWFGQGSRVIITTRDQHLLIKHDVARAEIYKAKELNSDEALQLFSRKAFKKDHPLEGYVELSKKAICYAQGLPLALNVLGPFLKHRSPEHGKVP